The Nothobranchius furzeri strain GRZ-AD chromosome 8, NfurGRZ-RIMD1, whole genome shotgun sequence genome includes a region encoding these proteins:
- the LOC139071505 gene encoding uncharacterized protein yields MRGAERPPTEQHVAAWDKDETQRRSGAERTPNPIPFPPLEPHSPAAPPNHVTIGQEPVIILSSEKIDAEIREEDVLIFLKDPQSSASTTSSLSSLRRLLGAESRSSMISLVDRNYEAGEITTLLDKQLGNLEGRVSAISIINVDPHNPDISFHQAWERVVSEALDLGARRLVFKLNNKPQVCRITEAYGAGLVIYSEASSRLGDIPVVILVDKSALPRVEKKVKHWFEARDRSSKSEAESEEEQGSQLVVRGTPKGTLRSECGSQQKCSTRIPGGKTPEKVSWLSPVTAHEQGENRENVEQQPQRAEKGDETNPIVYGIRGLKKSRPVQMKYYDPQAPPNIGPVRPVPEPGRGQFAINTEGDQNYAGEEAENPFPDWYPVDGFTASAIQAAKSREEVMLQSGWGQPFKHAYLGQGYDFYRGGCMARDSAVKTHCYSPCSPYQPLDVNRSTPQGGQLNSMPKERILEQEYSPYWQTAQEQSRVSLGHFDHTILPQRASGETDAGYVQRLQDRGKTIEQLSSPEISQVIALKNDLRLTPGASLMSLAESSPRGIGEDSGERRRKALSAEISTGKVTLAGCLGTIAGLSQVQQEKLLADLPGGLMMAAMWPNLSPAEKIRQAQAWDRTREFKQSKNELGRQAGNRLKGQIPSPLPPPHQQQGSQSVSSQPRQLPPRAEPENQGPNGPKCKAVFHGTPPAALWLDPGERIRRSGPG; encoded by the coding sequence atgagaggagcggagagaccgcccactgaacagcatgttgctgcatgggacaaagacgagactcagagacggtcaggggctgaaaggactccaaacccaattcctttccccccgttagaaccgcatagtcccgcggctcctccgaatcatgttacgataggtcaagaaccggtgataattttatcaagcgagaaaatagatgcggagatccgagaagaagatgtgttgatctttctgaaagatccacaaagttctgccagtactacgtcctccttaagttctctgaggagacttttaggggcagaaagcagaagctctATGATCtcgctggtagatcgtaattacgaagctggagaaattactactctcttagacaagcaactagggaatctggaaggtcgtgtcagcgcgatttccataattaacgtagaccctcataatcccgacatctcttttcaccaagcttgggagcgggtggtgtcagaagccttggatttaggagcgcgacggctagtgtttaagcttaataacaaaccccaggtgtgtcggataactgaagcatatggcgcaggtttggtgatttattccgaagcctctagcaggctaggagacattccggtcgtaattttagtggataaatcagccttgccgcgagtagagaagaaagtcaaacattggtttgaggccagagacagaagcagcaagagtgaggctgaatcggaggaagaacagggttcccaactggtggtgcgtggcacacccaaagggacgctcaggtcagaatgcggatcccaacaaaaatgcagcactcggatccctggaggcaaaacacctgaaaaagtgagttggttatccccagttacagcccatgagcaaggtgagaacagagaaaatgtagagcagcaaccccagagagcagaaaaaggagatgagacaaatcctatagtttatggcattagaggactaaagaaaagccgtccagtacagatgaaatattatgaccctcaggcacctcctaacataggcccagttagaccggttccagaaccaggacgaggccagtttgcaattaatacagagggagaccagaattatgcaggagaagaagcagaaaatccttttccagactggtaccctgtagatggcttcacggcttcggcaattcaagcagcaaaaagtagggaagaagtcatgttaCAATCAGGATGGGGtcaaccttttaagcatgcttatttaggccaaggatatgatttttatcgaggtggatgtatggctagagattcggcagtgaaaactcactgctactcgccgtgcagcccctaccaacctttggatgtaaaccgaagcactccgcagggaggacagcttaattcaatgcctaaagagagaatcctagaacaggaatattccccatattggcaaactgctcaggaacagtcaagagtaagcttaggacattttgatcataccatcctgccacaaagagcatcgggtgagacagaTGCTGGTTATGTACAGAGACTTCAGGATCGAGGTAAgacgattgaacaactttcaagtccagagatttctcaggttatagcattaaagaacgatctgcgtttaaccccaggagcctcgcTGATGTCCTTGGCtgagagttctcccagagggattggtgaggattctggtgaacgacggaggaaagctttaagtgctgaaatcagtacaggaaaagttacattagctgggtgtttaggaacaatcgcagggctttcacaggtccagcaggaaaaacttttagctgatctgccagggggattaatgatggctgcgatgtggcctaatctctctcctgcagaaaaaatccgacaagcgcaggcgtgggatcgcacgagggaatttaagcagtcaaaaaacgaattaggacggcaggccggaaacagattgaaaggtcagataccatcccctctgccccctccacaccaacagcaagggagccaatcagtgagctctcaaccgaggcaactcccacccagggcagaaccagagaaccaggggccaaatggacccaaatgcaaggccgtttttcatgggacccccccggctgccctgtggctcgacccaggagagcgaatccggaggagtgggcccggatga